Proteins found in one Sorghum bicolor cultivar BTx623 chromosome 1, Sorghum_bicolor_NCBIv3, whole genome shotgun sequence genomic segment:
- the LOC8056760 gene encoding auxin-responsive protein SAUR40: MAKMLCKRKQQAAATTSKQQGSTASSPVRARAGAGDGAAMPRGYVPMRLVGDGGEDEEHDETVLVPVALLKEPRMVELLEMAERQYGYGQPGVLRIPCDARRFEQLMGLACMAR; encoded by the coding sequence ATGGCGAAGATGCTGTGTAAACGAAAGCAGCAGGCGGCGGCAACGACGAGCAAGCAGCAGGGCTCGACAGCGTCGTCGCCGGTCCGcgcccgcgccggcgccggcgacgggGCAGCGATGCCGAGAGGGTACGTGCCCATGCGGCTCGttggcgacggcggcgaggaCGAGGAGCATGATGAGACTGTTCTGGTGCCGGTGGCGCTGCTCAAGGAGCCGCGCATGGTGGAGCTGCTGGAGATGGCGGAGCGGCAGTACGGGTACGGCCAGcccggcgtgctgcggatcccCTGCGACGCCCGGCGCTTCGAGCAGCTCATGGGTCTGGCGTGCATGGCCAGGTAG